In Sphingomonas sp. R1, a single genomic region encodes these proteins:
- the purN gene encoding phosphoribosylglycinamide formyltransferase yields MAEASAGASSTRKKIGILISGRGSNMAALVEAAGAPECPYTVALVASDKPEAPGLAWAAEHGVPTFAQSPKGMPKADYEAKIDAALRDAGVEAIALAGYMRLLSDDFVARWRGRIVNIHPSLLPKYKGLDTHARAIAAGDAEAGASVHIVTEELDGGDVLGQARVPILPGDTANTLAARVLAEEHGLYRETLARWLRD; encoded by the coding sequence ATGGCTGAGGCGTCCGCCGGCGCCTCCAGCACCCGCAAGAAGATCGGTATCCTGATCTCGGGCCGCGGCTCGAACATGGCCGCGCTGGTCGAGGCCGCCGGGGCACCGGAATGCCCCTACACCGTTGCGCTCGTCGCCAGCGACAAGCCGGAGGCGCCCGGGCTCGCCTGGGCGGCCGAACACGGTGTGCCGACCTTCGCGCAGAGCCCCAAGGGCATGCCCAAGGCGGACTATGAAGCGAAGATCGACGCGGCGCTGCGCGACGCGGGGGTCGAGGCGATCGCGCTCGCCGGCTATATGCGGCTGCTCTCGGACGATTTCGTCGCGCGCTGGCGCGGCCGCATCGTCAACATCCACCCGTCGCTGCTGCCCAAATACAAGGGCCTCGACACGCATGCCCGCGCGATCGCGGCCGGCGATGCCGAGGCAGGCGCCTCCGTGCACATCGTGACCGAGGAACTGGACGGCGGCGACGTGCTGGGCCAGGCGCGGGTACCGATCCTTCCCGGAGACACGGCGAACACGCTGGCGGCACGGGTACTGGCAGAGGAGCACGGCCTGTACCGCGAAACGCTGGCGCGCTGGCTGCGCGACTGA